The nucleotide sequence TTTGTTCGCCTGCTCGGGCGAGTTGGTTGACCGGGTGCTATCCCCATGCTCATCTGCAATTGCGAAATTATGGGCCAAAACGAGGAAAAGACTGGGGGAGTTATCTGCCGCAGGACCGCGTTACGATGGGCGATGTTTTGAAACGCGCGGGATATCGCTGTGGCATGGTAGGCCCGTGGCATCTGGGCGATGACCATGCACCACAGCACGGGTTTGAGGATTTCTGGCAGACCTATCGATATCTGGACGACGAATATACAGATCCCCTTTTCGATTATTTTGAACGCGAGGGGGTACCTAATCTCTACAGCGATAAGGATGCCGTCACGCAATACGGAAATATACTGGCTTTTACGACACTTACAGATCCGCGACAGCAGCGTACGACCTGGACGGTTGACCGCGCGATTGATTTTTTGCGCCGGCAAGAAGATGACCCGTTTTTTCTTTTTGTGAGTGTTAAGGATCCGCATCCCCTCATCGTTATCCCACCAGAATTGCTCGAGCTCTATCCGGTAGATCAAATGCCCTTGCCGGATTCTCTGCGAGATCCACTTGAGGGTAAACCGCATTTTCAAACCCGCACAAAATTTCGCATGCCCAATACAGTGATAGATCGGCAGTTCTGCGAGATGATTGCGTACTATTACGCTCTGATCACTCATATTGACGCGCAGGTCGGGCGTCTGGTCGGCGTTCTTGAAGAACAGAATATGCGCGATAATACGATCGTGGTTTTTATGAGCGACCACGGCGAACTGCTCGGTGATCACGGTTGCACAGAAAAGTGTCTGATGTACGAGGCCTCGGTCAGAGTTCCTTGCCTGCTTTCGTGGCCGCGTGTGCTCCCAATGGGTTTGCGCGTGACGACCCCGCTTGCCGGTGTTGATTTAATGCCGACTTTGCTCGATCTGGCAAACGAGGCGCCGCCCGAGAAAATCGACGGTCGCTCCGTTGCAGACGCGATTCTGAATGGTCGGCAACCCAAATCTCAGCCCATTTTTGCAGAGATCGCCAGCCAGGAGGCCGTTTATTGGGAGTCAACAGAAAGAGAGCAGTTTGCCGCGCATGTGATGAATCTCGATGGTCGCTGGAAGTATATTCGCAATCGTTTTGATATCGACGAGTTGTACGATTTGGAGACAGATCCGGGCGAAATGCAAAATCTCGCGCAGCTTTCCAAATATCAACCGCGCATTACAGCTATGCGCCAGCAAATCGCCGAGATGATTTGCCATACGGGTCCCGGTCCTTACGATTGGTGTTTGTAAGTGCAGGTAGCGCGCAAAAAGGAGAACTGACAAGATGAGAGAATCAACAGGTTTTGCCCAGAAAGATCCCATTCCATTTGAGGTGTTTGCGGGTTTCGAGCGGCTTGAGAGTGTCAATCCCATTCTTGCCTGCGAGCCGCCAGAGTGGGCCGCTGCTGCTCATGCATTTGTGATGGATGATACGGTTCACTATTTGTGGGGGAGGAGAAAAGAGGGCAATTATTGGGTTTTGATGCATAGCACGGCTCCGGTGAAAGATCCGGCAAAGATCGCGCACGATCCGCGCAATCCCGTGCTTTTGCCTTCGAGCGAGGGATTTGACGATTATACAATCGAATATCCTTTTCCGTTTTGGAATCCCGCCGATGGAAGGTTCTATGTTTATTATTTGGGGCGAAGACAAAAGCCGCCAAAGCAGACGGGTCTATTGGTCGGGGATGGTGATTTTGGCAAATGGACGCGCGTTTGTCAGACGCCTGTGATTGCCTCAGATACCGCGCACGAGCGACAGGGGTCGTCGCATCCCTCGGTTGTGGTTGTAGATGATACCATACATATCATTTATACGGGGGAGTCGGCAGATCCGCCGACTTTATGTCACGCGACCGCGCCGACGAGCGACCCCGAGGCTGTTACCAAAGATCCCGCCAATCCCATTTTTAAAGGCAGTGGAGAAATGTGGGATAGTTGTGGTGTTCGAGAGGCTGAGATTTTTAAGGGTCCACAGTATTTCCATCTCTTTTACGGGGGTTCCGATGGCGAGACCTGGCGGATTGGACATGTTCGGACGCGCGATT is from Gemmatimonadota bacterium and encodes:
- a CDS encoding sulfatase-like hydrolase/transferase, producing MKGIIMAKSRPNIVLVMCDQMRWDAAGFAGSSVVQTPHLDRLSEGGVCFENAYCASPVCSPARASWLTGCYPHAHLQLRNYGPKRGKDWGSYLPQDRVTMGDVLKRAGYRCGMVGPWHLGDDHAPQHGFEDFWQTYRYLDDEYTDPLFDYFEREGVPNLYSDKDAVTQYGNILAFTTLTDPRQQRTTWTVDRAIDFLRRQEDDPFFLFVSVKDPHPLIVIPPELLELYPVDQMPLPDSLRDPLEGKPHFQTRTKFRMPNTVIDRQFCEMIAYYYALITHIDAQVGRLVGVLEEQNMRDNTIVVFMSDHGELLGDHGCTEKCLMYEASVRVPCLLSWPRVLPMGLRVTTPLAGVDLMPTLLDLANEAPPEKIDGRSVADAILNGRQPKSQPIFAEIASQEAVYWESTEREQFAAHVMNLDGRWKYIRNRFDIDELYDLETDPGEMQNLAQLSKYQPRITAMRQQIAEMICHTGPGPYDWCL